A segment of the Stegostoma tigrinum isolate sSteTig4 chromosome 44, sSteTig4.hap1, whole genome shotgun sequence genome:
ggatttttcaaatcttttgttgagaattgtacccatttagtcagtaatccttttccttttttaaagcttccttggtagtgacaaatttcaaatatctgcggaattttatttggctttgtattggttctctgtgattatCTGTTAATGACTCGACGACCTGCTAGctgattacagaatttatcattgatgtgcttcagtcttataatatatatcccaatttcaggagaaagtccagagagaccttttaaaggaaaggggtttcgaaagaaaatctatcgatcaaaatcatgaatagttgataaattatttgcatttcatatttccagaacctaccccggaagagagagcccagagaattgccaaagctgtccgcaaacagtcaacagaagtgaaggaaaattgggagcaattgaaaacccgtgcgagcaactggcagaaacaggtggaaaaggcgttggagaaacttcaagaactgcagaaagctctggatgatcttgaggctcatgtgataacagctgagggggtccacactgattggcaacctgtgggtgacctgcttattgactcattgcaggatcacattgataaaaccacagtaagtgcaattacattacacttcacttatgaacagatgtaaccacaatgttgtatggagacgatcagtaatatgagtacttcagtaatattgattgaatggttgttaacttaatttgcaaattaaaacttagttgagcatgccttctgatgatatcacaacatgaatatcagtataattgaggattttattagtcagtgacatcagctgagttatctgcttgttgccatgttatcagggttaaaggtaaagtcttagcacgccatttggcgactccttggagagagacaactggttatgatttaacctgaagatgaccacgcctcagtcaagtagagcggttgaggcgaagaccctttgtggtaagctcactggtatggcaattgagccctctctgcagggcatcagtctgcatcaaaaaccaaccgttcagccaactgaatttgaatagagtttaggattggagagcaatccatgcaattattttttttaatgaatgtttctcactgagactctctcactggcaaactttttaaaagccagctcagccatacaggcgagatcagttcctgatctcagctgaattttttgacctggggtgggtctgCGTtcggagttcagtgattggaatgaattctcattaagttagcgagagggatactgcacgtgaatagatcgatgttttgagcaGAGGacgagatatgagcaaaagtttaattgatgtggaagaccagccacaatcatcattgacggtggagcaggctcgagcgtccatgcaacattgtgctgccgctatttgacttgttctgtggaaaggaaggaaaatggtcaaagtgtcaaaaatgatgaagaccacatcattctacaacctcaaaatttgattgtgttcagcatattatcactcctggtacccctaaatcctggtctatcatctcagcagctcgactctgcccataagctggttacttgtgacatttttgagggatcttcccaagtctgaaaatcatttttgtttttgtagaatcagagttggccagtgtggaaggaggtcgtttggcatatcatagctctttgaagtaactccccaattcgtccccctctgcttggcaatgacttcaaccacttataaaatctctttaacggagggaaactttgaaggcgtctgaaaggagtattcacgatcccagaatacaactgagccttattaagttcttagttttgacgatcaagagcttgatgaaagaggattgttttaaaaagtgccttaaaagaggaaacgtacagaggctaagatgtgtaggaagttagcgagttttgagaagatttgttgctcgggttgaggttctggatgtgagtttgctcgctgaaggtgcaggaagtctcttgttgggtttgaagccgacacaattaaatgtttggcaactagtagtgggccgtttgaaatcaagagtgggcaagaggacataattagacgagtgcagatatcctgaagtatggttggactggtggagattaccaaaatagccataggcatagccaaggaacgatttggaaacaaaaatgagaatttaataaaattaccgTTAATAgtgtcagtcaggtagaaagtacagagaataggatttggttcaaggtgagactcgggcagtggagttttagacgacgtcaagttttcaatgggcaaatgtgggactccaacagggaatgcattggaattgtcaggtccagaagtgaagtagttccagatgaaggtttcactgcgaatgagccaagacaagagacaggtaggcaggattgaaaagatgtaaagagacagcttgagggattgcatgaatgtgttgttggacgttcatcatgggataaacaagatgccaaggttgtgctgagacaagcgtaatattacattgttgccaaggcggagtaatgcaatcagtaggtagtgaatagagattggtgtggggaccacaaagtggtcttcccagttttaaattgttatctctacgtagttgcgcaactttatgttctgttcaaaaggcattactgacaaggaaacagaagttagccatttgtttacttgtcaatatatcttgatttttccaccatcatctccaattattaacacaacatgtgcactgtacgaactgaaccgttcaaaccttaaaaggaaatgttaaaattgtggaatataaagttaaatttatttcattgaaaatttaaataaattacatgaaggtttgaccaagactgcaaggaattagatggaaccccagatgaataaaacaagcagtggtaaggtggtattagctggatgttcctgaagaaagagaacacagccaacctttcttccataagggggattaattgtgtggtgtcagacacagtcgattcaatcattccttctgtctttactgtctgactatactatggttgtaatatttccttttttaaatgctcaaggttagacatacttcacttgacattctcattttataaattttaagaagttgacttattgtcaagtcatggtaggattgaaaacacattctataactgtttgaagtcagaagtcacatgacaccagcttgtcgtccaacaggttcatttgaaatcacacaagcttttggagtgcagccccttcatcaggtgcagttagtgaggtgaccacagagagagagagcttataagcagagagatcaaaagatcatagaattggcgtgagtggagtgtcagataataact
Coding sequences within it:
- the LOC132206953 gene encoding utrophin-like isoform X2; protein product: MNSKMMRYISRTSQEPTPEERAQRIAKAVRKQSTEVKENWEQLKTRASNWQKQVEKALEKLQELQKALDDLEAHVITAEGVHTDWQPVGDLLIDSLQDHIDKTTGKDYLQNLRLGFERQQPLFWRENGNCRCWRMRDNTVWNWTKTAGQASS
- the LOC132206953 gene encoding utrophin-like isoform X1, which codes for MDKVLKADRRLKPLGLCDDEPTPEERAQRIAKAVRKQSTEVKENWEQLKTRASNWQKQVEKALEKLQELQKALDDLEAHVITAEGVHTDWQPVGDLLIDSLQDHIDKTTGKDYLQNLRLGFERQQPLFWRENGNCRCWRMRDNTVWNWTKTAGQASS
- the LOC132206953 gene encoding utrophin-like isoform X3, whose protein sequence is MDKVLKADRRLKPLGLCDDEPTPEERAQRIAKAVRKQSTEVKENWEQLKTRASNWQKQVEKALEKLQELQKALDDLEAHVITAEGVHTDWQPVGDLLIDSLQDHIDKTTQNW
- the LOC132206953 gene encoding utrophin-like isoform X4, whose translation is MDKVLKADRRLKPLGLCDDEPTPEERAQRIAKAVRKQSTEVKENWEQLKTRASNWQKQVEKALEKLQELQKALDDLEAHVITAEGVHTDWQPVGDLLIDSLQDHIDKTTG